One region of Chitinispirillum alkaliphilum genomic DNA includes:
- a CDS encoding 4Fe-4S ferredoxin, whose product MALKVEKNKCVGCGICIKVCPEPYVIKKEDDRKVSINEMRCKVCLLCASVCPKKAIEKQDGQS is encoded by the coding sequence ATGGCGTTAAAGGTTGAAAAAAATAAATGTGTGGGATGCGGAATTTGTATCAAAGTCTGTCCGGAGCCTTATGTAATCAAAAAAGAGGATGACAGGAAGGTATCGATAAATGAGATGCGCTGCAAAGTGTGCCTTCTATGTGCTTCGGTGTGTCCCAAAAAAGCTATCGAAAAGCAGGATGGACAGTCCTGA
- a CDS encoding Pyruvate:ferredoxin oxidoreductase, alpha subunit — protein MNKEQQAVNADKMLFETPRKRAFITGSEAVAEAVKRANVDMAIAYPITPQSESMHLVGDLYAQGYLKDYYRAENEFAVMAAIHGASLGGGRVFTATSGPGTLRAMEMFPVWAGSRQPIVCAFMCRGIALPPSIQPENIEISFMLDTGMLIFHAENAQDYFDMILKGYAIAEQPDVHLPVGVFADGFFVTHTREVVMLPPENQKLNAYNPASAPIPAFDMESPPIRSTRDPLLNKSNFISYAANASWHQEVLAAAQRARKHIDHFLGGLIETENPEAEILIVASGTAVSQAREAIRSLRDEGIDAGLVKVKSIRPFPEKEIREATANASLIVVPEFNPGGWLAREVKASIDNNSRVIGGPRVFGGMSLPRELIVNEIKKALPATAVNS, from the coding sequence ATGAATAAAGAACAGCAGGCAGTAAACGCGGACAAGATGTTGTTTGAAACTCCGCGAAAAAGGGCATTCATTACAGGTAGTGAAGCAGTTGCCGAGGCGGTTAAAAGAGCCAATGTGGATATGGCGATAGCCTATCCCATTACTCCCCAGAGTGAGAGTATGCATCTTGTGGGAGATCTTTACGCACAAGGTTATCTGAAGGATTATTATCGTGCGGAAAACGAATTTGCGGTTATGGCCGCTATACATGGTGCCTCACTTGGTGGTGGGCGGGTTTTCACGGCCACAAGTGGTCCCGGAACACTCAGAGCGATGGAGATGTTTCCGGTTTGGGCCGGGTCGCGTCAGCCAATCGTGTGTGCATTTATGTGCAGGGGTATAGCACTTCCGCCCTCCATTCAGCCGGAAAACATTGAGATATCTTTCATGCTCGATACGGGTATGCTCATTTTCCATGCAGAAAATGCCCAGGACTATTTCGATATGATTCTCAAGGGATATGCTATAGCAGAGCAGCCCGATGTGCATCTTCCGGTAGGTGTTTTTGCCGATGGGTTCTTTGTAACCCACACCCGTGAAGTTGTGATGCTTCCTCCGGAAAATCAAAAGCTCAATGCCTACAACCCGGCTTCAGCTCCTATCCCTGCATTTGATATGGAAAGTCCTCCGATCCGCAGCACACGCGACCCGCTTCTGAATAAAAGTAACTTTATCTCCTATGCGGCCAATGCCAGCTGGCATCAGGAGGTTCTTGCTGCTGCACAGCGTGCCCGCAAGCACATTGATCATTTCCTGGGTGGGCTCATAGAGACTGAAAACCCTGAAGCGGAAATCCTCATTGTGGCTTCCGGAACCGCCGTTTCACAGGCAAGGGAAGCTATACGAAGCTTGCGGGATGAAGGGATCGATGCCGGTTTGGTGAAAGTAAAATCCATCAGACCCTTTCCGGAAAAAGAGATCCGGGAAGCAACCGCTAATGCTTCGCTGATCGTAGTGCCGGAATTTAATCCCGGAGGATGGCTTGCACGTGAGGTCAAGGCTTCTATCGACAACAACAGCCGAGTTATTGGAGGTCCAAGGGTTTTTGGTGGAATGTCATTGCCAAGGGAACTTATTGTAAACGAGATAAAGAAGGCTCTCCCCGCTACTGCGGTGAACAGCTGA
- a CDS encoding Pyruvate:ferredoxin oxidoreductase, beta subunit — translation MSKKIITPVEEFRDLLPDEYKELVNDGPYNEAKTVDDLGSFKEITEAHPHCAGCGVALGIRLGLASLPKPQDTIVIGTPGCSFFALSQSALNYSCTAFGNQNSVASGLKRMLKLRFPQTHKDVVVMVGDGGVADIGLDYTLHSWFRGENITTVMLDNEVYGNTGGQESGMTVKGKVLNMAPTGKKFSKIPVFEMAKTSGCVYAVKVTVANARKLGTALRRAVLIAREVGPTYVQIYTPCPTNLKFPPNQTIAVAKDAEKTHYAYEEYITDEASAYLSGLGEVKEKS, via the coding sequence ATGTCAAAGAAGATAATAACACCTGTAGAGGAGTTCAGGGATCTGCTCCCCGATGAATACAAGGAGCTGGTCAATGATGGCCCTTACAATGAAGCTAAGACAGTTGATGACCTGGGTAGTTTTAAGGAGATAACTGAGGCGCATCCGCATTGTGCAGGTTGTGGCGTAGCACTGGGGATACGTTTGGGTTTGGCTTCTCTGCCTAAACCGCAAGACACTATTGTCATAGGTACTCCCGGTTGTTCGTTTTTTGCTCTTTCTCAAAGTGCGCTCAATTACTCATGTACCGCTTTTGGTAATCAAAACTCTGTGGCATCGGGGCTTAAGCGAATGCTGAAGCTACGATTCCCCCAGACACATAAGGATGTGGTAGTTATGGTTGGGGATGGTGGTGTTGCTGATATCGGTCTCGATTATACTCTTCACTCCTGGTTTCGCGGTGAGAATATAACTACTGTAATGCTTGACAACGAAGTGTATGGTAATACCGGTGGTCAGGAGAGCGGAATGACCGTAAAGGGGAAAGTTCTCAATATGGCACCGACGGGTAAAAAGTTTTCAAAAATACCGGTTTTTGAAATGGCGAAAACATCCGGCTGTGTATACGCGGTCAAAGTAACTGTGGCAAATGCAAGAAAACTTGGAACCGCTCTGAGGCGTGCTGTTCTTATTGCCAGGGAAGTTGGACCAACTTATGTACAGATCTATACACCCTGCCCGACAAATCTGAAATTCCCTCCGAATCAGACAATTGCAGTTGCAAAGGACGCTGAAAAGACCCATTATGCGTATGAGGAATATATTACCGATGAGGCAAGCGCTTACCTGAGCGGGCTTGGTGAAGTGAAGGAGAAATCATGA
- a CDS encoding Pyruvate:ferredoxin oxidoreductase, gamma subunit, which produces MKQNNLDIRMAGLGGQGVVTAAHILGTAVVNCGKFAVVNPFFGAEKRLAPTESYVRISEEPIYDRGEILYPNFIMIFAPQVITMGKSYTMPFYSGLQDEGLVIINSDEDILSDKEKEGLLKIGAKVVYIPATRLAVEFAGTELATNMTMLGALCGMIELVNLTSVVNAVEERFSGKSKFVASGTTAVLDEVLKSKYKKMTALVEKNTAAINKAFEYAAECKTIS; this is translated from the coding sequence ATGAAACAAAACAATCTTGACATAAGAATGGCCGGGCTTGGTGGACAGGGTGTTGTAACTGCAGCACATATTCTGGGTACCGCAGTTGTGAACTGTGGAAAGTTCGCAGTTGTCAATCCATTTTTCGGTGCTGAAAAGCGCCTTGCTCCCACTGAAAGTTATGTGAGGATTTCAGAAGAGCCAATTTATGACAGAGGAGAAATACTCTACCCTAATTTCATTATGATTTTTGCTCCTCAGGTGATCACAATGGGGAAGTCCTACACCATGCCCTTCTACTCCGGTCTTCAGGACGAGGGACTCGTAATCATTAACTCTGATGAAGATATCCTCTCTGACAAGGAGAAAGAAGGACTTCTGAAAATCGGGGCAAAAGTGGTTTATATCCCGGCAACAAGACTTGCGGTTGAATTCGCAGGTACAGAGCTTGCCACCAATATGACCATGCTTGGGGCTCTCTGCGGAATGATAGAGCTTGTGAACCTAACGTCAGTTGTAAACGCCGTTGAGGAACGCTTCAGTGGTAAATCGAAATTTGTGGCTTCAGGAACAACTGCAGTGCTCGATGAGGTGCTGAAGAGTAAGTATAAAAAGATGACCGCATTAGTCGAGAAAAACACCGCCGCAATCAACAAGGCTTTTGAATATGCTGCGGAATGTAAAACTATAAGTTAA